From Vallitalea longa, one genomic window encodes:
- a CDS encoding DUF5721 family protein — MVCFNIIDIKLFMNNLLKDKMFDDFEVSTVELNTFTKFNISCDINKKYLSTNEIEILEGRDQVKWSEIKNIVFYMIKGNKTPSYLKIVFSLPHDKIENMISKHQLPTKSDNVNGLFINILYEDNVLKCTTGSSMKIFTLDKTLENYWDDSVKIFFKKHGITV; from the coding sequence ATGGTATGTTTTAACATAATTGATATAAAACTTTTTATGAATAATTTATTGAAAGATAAGATGTTTGATGATTTCGAGGTATCTACTGTTGAACTTAATACGTTTACGAAGTTCAATATTTCTTGTGACATAAATAAAAAATATCTTTCTACAAACGAAATTGAAATACTAGAAGGCAGAGATCAGGTTAAATGGTCAGAAATCAAGAATATAGTTTTCTATATGATTAAAGGAAACAAAACTCCATCTTATCTGAAAATTGTTTTTTCACTACCCCATGACAAAATAGAAAATATGATATCAAAACATCAATTACCTACAAAATCAGATAATGTAAATGGATTATTCATTAATATTTTATATGAAGATAACGTTCTAAAATGCACCACTGGTAGTTCTATGAAGATATTTACATTAGATAAGACTCTAGAAAATTATTGGGATGATTCAGTTAAAATATTTTTCAAAAAACACGGCATAACTGTTTAA
- the htpG gene encoding molecular chaperone HtpG, with protein MSTEKGNLSIHSENIFPIIKKWLYSDHDIFVRELISNGCDAITKLKKLDAMGEASLPEDNEFKIEVIVDDKEETLTFIDNGIGMTDEEVKQYINQIAFSGAEDFMNKYKDKANEDQIIGHFGLGFYSAFMVAKKVTIDTLSYKEGSKAVKWVSDGGNEYEMSDSDRTERGTKITLNIGEDGKDFLNEYTVRTTIEKYCSLMPIEIYLINPNKEEPKNENEDEKGEVKEPEEPKPLNDTTPLYLKKPNECTDEEYKEFYRKTFMDFKEPLFWIHLNMDYPFNLKGILYFPKIGNQFETMEGQIKLYNNQVFVADNIKEVIPEFLLLLKGILDCPDLPLNVSRSFLQNDGFVKKISSYITKKVADKLNSLYKKEKESFEKFWDDIHPFIKFGCLKDDKFFDKTNGIILYKTTTGDYVTLQEYLDRNKDKHENKVYYVTDETLQAQYIKMFKDNDMEAVIMNTTIDQPFISHVEMKEKDTKFVRIDADLTDNLKDEDDSSEEDNKKLQEEVQGIFRKSLSNENLTVNIENLKDEEISAMIILPEESRRMQDMSKMYGMFGMDAASMPSNESLLLNKKNKLVKYILENKDTENTDMFCQQIYDLAMISHKQLSPEAMTTFIERSNKILQKLI; from the coding sequence ATGAGTACTGAAAAAGGGAATCTTTCCATCCATAGTGAAAATATTTTTCCAATAATAAAAAAATGGTTATATTCTGATCATGATATATTTGTAAGGGAACTTATCTCCAATGGATGCGATGCTATAACTAAACTAAAAAAATTAGACGCAATGGGAGAAGCATCTCTGCCTGAAGATAATGAATTCAAGATTGAGGTTATTGTTGACGATAAAGAGGAAACTCTGACTTTTATTGATAATGGTATTGGTATGACAGACGAAGAAGTAAAACAATATATTAATCAAATCGCTTTCTCCGGTGCTGAAGACTTTATGAATAAATATAAAGATAAAGCTAACGAAGACCAGATCATAGGTCATTTCGGACTTGGTTTCTATTCTGCTTTCATGGTAGCCAAAAAAGTTACTATTGATACTCTTTCATATAAAGAAGGATCAAAAGCTGTTAAATGGGTAAGTGACGGTGGTAATGAATATGAAATGAGTGATAGTGACCGTACCGAAAGAGGAACTAAGATTACACTTAACATAGGTGAAGACGGTAAAGACTTCTTGAATGAATACACAGTCAGAACTACAATTGAAAAATACTGTTCACTAATGCCTATAGAGATATATCTGATCAATCCTAATAAGGAAGAACCTAAAAATGAAAATGAAGACGAAAAAGGTGAAGTAAAAGAACCAGAAGAACCAAAACCATTAAATGACACTACACCTTTATATCTAAAAAAACCTAATGAATGTACAGATGAAGAATATAAAGAATTCTATAGAAAGACTTTTATGGATTTCAAAGAACCTTTATTCTGGATTCACCTTAACATGGACTATCCATTCAACTTAAAAGGAATACTTTATTTCCCAAAAATCGGAAATCAGTTTGAAACAATGGAAGGTCAAATCAAATTATATAATAACCAAGTATTCGTTGCTGACAATATCAAGGAAGTTATTCCTGAATTCTTACTGTTATTAAAAGGTATTTTAGATTGTCCAGACCTACCACTTAACGTATCAAGAAGTTTCTTACAAAATGATGGTTTCGTCAAGAAAATTTCTTCATACATTACTAAGAAAGTAGCTGACAAACTCAATTCACTATATAAAAAAGAAAAAGAGTCTTTTGAAAAATTCTGGGATGATATACATCCATTTATCAAGTTCGGTTGCTTGAAAGACGATAAATTCTTTGACAAGACAAACGGAATCATATTGTATAAGACTACAACTGGAGATTACGTAACACTACAAGAATATCTTGATAGAAATAAAGATAAACATGAAAACAAGGTTTATTATGTAACAGATGAAACACTACAAGCTCAATATATCAAAATGTTTAAAGATAATGATATGGAAGCTGTCATAATGAATACGACTATTGATCAACCTTTCATATCACATGTTGAAATGAAAGAAAAAGATACTAAATTCGTAAGAATCGATGCTGACCTTACAGATAACCTAAAAGATGAAGATGATTCAAGTGAAGAGGATAACAAAAAACTTCAAGAAGAAGTTCAAGGCATCTTCAGAAAATCACTTAGCAATGAGAACTTAACAGTTAACATTGAAAATCTTAAGGATGAAGAAATTTCAGCTATGATCATTCTACCTGAAGAATCAAGAAGAATGCAGGATATGAGTAAGATGTACGGAATGTTCGGAATGGATGCTGCTTCAATGCCAAGTAATGAAAGCCTTCTTCTTAATAAGAAAAATAAGTTGGTAAAATATATTCTTGAGAATAAAGATACCGAAAACACTGATATGTTCTGTCAACAAATCTATGATTTAGCTATGATTAGCCATAAACAGCTATCACCAGAAGCTATGACTACATTTATTGAAAGAAGCAACAAGATTCTTCAAAAATTGATATAG
- a CDS encoding iron dependent repressor, metal binding and dimerization domain protein, with translation MEDYLEMIYRICKEENYVRMNQLANRLNVRPSSSTKLVQKLSSIDLVNYKKYGLISLTKKGEEIGKFLYHRHNVIEKFLRLIGVKHNLLKDTELMEHYIKPRVLKNIEHLNYFFEDNSEVLEKYYDSLESIKK, from the coding sequence ATGGAGGATTATCTAGAAATGATATATAGAATATGTAAAGAAGAAAATTATGTAAGAATGAATCAATTAGCTAATAGATTGAACGTAAGACCTTCTTCATCCACTAAGCTTGTTCAGAAATTAAGTTCCATAGATTTAGTCAATTATAAGAAATATGGACTTATAAGCCTTACTAAAAAAGGTGAGGAGATAGGAAAATTCTTATATCATAGGCATAATGTAATAGAGAAATTTCTTAGATTGATAGGTGTCAAACATAATTTATTAAAAGATACAGAATTGATGGAACACTATATAAAACCAAGGGTCCTTAAAAATATAGAACATCTTAATTACTTTTTTGAAGATAATAGTGAGGTTTTAGAGAAATATTACGATTCACTAGAGAGCATTAAAAAATAA
- the dapB gene encoding 4-hydroxy-tetrahydrodipicolinate reductase has product MTRIIMHGCNGKMGQVISRIVEDDKDAVIVAGIDVNDNIANPYPVFTDMNSIDVEGDVIIDFSTAKAVPSLIDYAKSKKLPVVLCTTGLNDEQLNIVNEASKEIAILLSANMSLGVNLLLNLVKKAAKTLTAANFDIEIIEKHHNQKIDAPSGTALAFADSINESLNNEYSYTYDRTIVKAKRDSKEIGIHSVRGGTIVGEHSIIFAGKDEVVELNHNALSKDIFGVGAVNAAKFLSQKSKGMYDMQNVIEGN; this is encoded by the coding sequence ATGACTAGAATTATAATGCATGGTTGTAATGGGAAAATGGGACAGGTAATTTCTAGAATAGTTGAAGATGATAAAGATGCAGTTATAGTTGCAGGTATTGATGTCAATGATAACATTGCTAACCCATATCCTGTTTTTACTGATATGAACAGTATTGATGTTGAAGGCGACGTTATAATTGATTTTTCTACTGCAAAAGCTGTACCTTCATTAATCGACTATGCTAAATCAAAAAAATTACCAGTCGTATTATGTACAACCGGTCTTAACGATGAACAACTTAATATAGTTAATGAAGCTAGTAAAGAAATTGCCATTCTATTATCAGCAAATATGTCATTAGGGGTTAATCTTCTATTGAACCTAGTGAAAAAAGCTGCTAAAACACTTACTGCAGCAAACTTTGACATTGAAATCATAGAAAAGCATCATAACCAAAAAATAGACGCTCCTAGTGGTACTGCACTAGCCTTTGCAGATTCTATTAATGAATCACTTAACAACGAATACTCCTATACTTATGATAGAACTATAGTAAAAGCTAAAAGGGATTCAAAAGAAATTGGTATCCATTCCGTAAGAGGTGGTACAATCGTAGGTGAACACTCAATTATTTTCGCTGGAAAAGACGAAGTGGTTGAACTTAACCATAATGCTTTATCCAAAGATATTTTTGGCGTTGGCGCTGTGAATGCTGCCAAATTTTTAAGTCAAAAATCAAAAGGCATGTACGATATGCAAAATGTGATTGAAGGAAACTAA
- the dapA gene encoding 4-hydroxy-tetrahydrodipicolinate synthase gives MSIFTGAGVAIITPFNDDMSVNYEGLEKLIDFQIENKTDCIVICGTTGESSTLNDEEHLECIKVAIDRTNKRVPVIAGTGSNDTKHGIELSKQAQKLGADGLLQVTPYYNKTTQKGLIQHFSSIANSVDIPVILYNVPSRTGLNIDVDTAYALSKVDNIVGIKEASGNIGHITNLVHKCEGNLDLYSGNDDQIVPLLSLGGKGVISVVANIMPRETHDLVAKFLAGDVKGSLEIQLRIHELVKALFCEVNPIPVKAAMNYLGLPSGPCRLPLTEMEPANFLRVKKAIDDLGITI, from the coding sequence ATGTCTATTTTTACAGGTGCTGGTGTAGCAATAATAACACCATTTAATGATGATATGAGTGTTAATTATGAAGGATTAGAAAAACTGATTGATTTTCAAATAGAAAACAAAACCGATTGTATTGTGATATGTGGTACAACTGGTGAATCTTCTACTCTTAATGATGAAGAACACCTTGAGTGTATAAAAGTAGCTATTGACAGAACCAATAAAAGGGTTCCTGTTATCGCTGGAACTGGAAGCAATGATACAAAACATGGTATAGAACTTTCCAAACAAGCTCAAAAACTAGGAGCTGATGGATTATTACAAGTAACACCTTATTATAATAAAACAACCCAAAAAGGCTTAATTCAACATTTTAGCTCTATCGCTAACAGTGTTGATATTCCTGTTATCCTATATAATGTACCTTCAAGAACAGGTCTCAATATTGATGTTGATACTGCATATGCATTATCAAAAGTAGATAACATCGTAGGTATAAAAGAAGCTAGTGGCAATATCGGTCACATTACTAATTTAGTTCACAAATGCGAAGGTAATCTTGACCTTTATTCTGGAAACGACGACCAAATAGTTCCTCTACTCTCTCTTGGTGGTAAAGGAGTTATCTCCGTTGTTGCTAATATCATGCCTAGAGAAACTCATGATCTAGTTGCAAAATTCTTAGCTGGGGATGTTAAAGGCAGTCTAGAAATACAGCTTAGAATACATGAATTAGTAAAAGCACTTTTCTGTGAAGTTAATCCAATTCCAGTAAAAGCAGCTATGAATTATCTAGGATTACCATCTGGTCCATGTCGTTTACCATTAACAGAAATGGAACCAGCTAACTTCTTAAGAGTTAAAAAAGCAATAGACGATCTTGGAATAACTATCTAA
- a CDS encoding ferrous iron transporter B, with the protein MGLTNQSTGLKTLKDSFNVDLQSPDDIVIALAGNPNTGKSTMFNSLTGLKQHTGNWPGKTVTNARGTFSHNGQKYILVDLPGTYSLLSNSVEEEIARDFICFGKPHAVVVVADSTCLERNLNLLLQILEITSNVILCVNLIDEAKRKGIEINCKKLSHELGITVIPTNARNGIGLDTLKDSLHSMITAERTLSPIKINYNDQITEAVDELCPIISPVLENDVLDIRWTSLRLLDGDSSIIKSIEKYLNIDLSSREEIMSKINSIKDDLEIIHNINIDVLREKIVSSIIDTAESITTKVISEHKKKNKSFDRKIDKVITSKALGIPIMLLLLGIIFWITIVGANYPSALLSNMFSTLELKLTDFFNWISAPAWLHGVIILGLFRTLGWVISVMLPPMAIFFPLFTLLEDLGYLPRIAFNLDYFFKKCCAHGKQALTMCMVKLKL; encoded by the coding sequence ATGGGACTTACTAATCAATCAACTGGTTTGAAAACTTTAAAAGATAGCTTCAATGTGGATTTGCAATCTCCAGATGATATAGTCATAGCCTTAGCAGGTAATCCTAATACTGGAAAAAGTACAATGTTCAATTCTCTTACAGGTCTAAAACAGCATACGGGAAATTGGCCCGGTAAAACTGTTACTAACGCCAGAGGTACTTTCTCACATAATGGTCAAAAATATATCTTAGTCGATCTTCCTGGAACTTATTCACTATTATCTAATTCTGTTGAAGAAGAGATAGCTAGAGATTTCATATGTTTTGGGAAACCTCATGCAGTTGTTGTTGTAGCTGATAGTACTTGTCTAGAACGTAACCTCAACTTATTATTACAAATACTTGAGATTACCAGCAATGTAATCTTATGTGTTAATCTAATTGACGAAGCCAAGAGAAAAGGTATTGAGATCAATTGTAAGAAATTATCCCATGAACTGGGAATTACAGTAATTCCAACTAATGCAAGAAATGGTATCGGGCTTGATACACTAAAAGATAGTCTACATAGTATGATTACAGCAGAAAGAACCTTATCCCCTATTAAAATCAATTATAATGACCAAATTACGGAAGCTGTCGATGAATTATGCCCTATTATATCTCCAGTATTAGAAAATGATGTTTTAGATATTAGATGGACCTCATTAAGATTACTTGATGGGGACAGTTCCATAATTAAATCCATAGAAAAATACCTTAATATTGATTTGTCTTCTAGAGAAGAAATCATGTCAAAGATAAATTCAATAAAAGATGATTTGGAAATCATTCATAATATAAACATAGATGTTTTAAGAGAAAAAATAGTATCCAGTATAATTGATACCGCTGAATCAATAACTACCAAAGTTATTTCTGAACATAAAAAGAAAAATAAGAGTTTTGACAGAAAAATAGATAAAGTAATTACTTCAAAAGCACTGGGTATTCCAATAATGTTATTGCTTTTAGGTATTATTTTTTGGATTACAATAGTGGGTGCTAACTATCCATCAGCACTGTTATCTAATATGTTCAGTACTTTAGAATTGAAACTTACAGATTTTTTCAACTGGATAAGTGCTCCTGCATGGCTTCATGGTGTAATTATTCTAGGACTTTTTCGAACTCTTGGCTGGGTAATATCTGTTATGCTACCTCCTATGGCAATATTTTTCCCTCTTTTCACTTTGTTAGAGGATCTTGGATATCTGCCTAGGATAGCTTTTAATTTGGATTATTTTTTTAAGAAGTGTTGTGCGCACGGGAAACAAGCGTTGACGATGTGCATGGTTAAACTGAAACTGTAA
- a CDS encoding FeoA family protein, giving the protein MNKVMSLDNLAVGQVCQLLRLLSDGITRRRLLDLGLVKDTPIKALYKSPCGDPVAYEIRGTVIALRSEEASKIIVKYNPNKEDTI; this is encoded by the coding sequence ATGAATAAAGTAATGTCACTAGATAATTTGGCAGTAGGTCAAGTATGTCAATTGTTAAGATTATTATCTGATGGAATTACCAGAAGAAGATTGCTCGACTTGGGATTAGTGAAAGATACTCCTATCAAAGCGCTTTACAAAAGCCCTTGCGGAGACCCTGTTGCATATGAAATTAGAGGAACAGTGATTGCTCTTCGTTCGGAAGAAGCGTCAAAAATAATAGTAAAATATAATCCTAATAAGGAGGATACTATTTAA
- a CDS encoding CHAP domain-containing protein produces the protein MATGKVINQTPVYYGPSTSYPSENSYAGPNDTVTILWAEGAWYYIEYPAGTKKKRMYIKDSAVSQKSGNISTYNPNLQVRYCLASTKTYCGPSSTIYPSAGSISKSEEVHFLYYKKEGNYALIEYNISGNKMKRAWVDSMKLGTEQPIPSPVVGQRPSDMNINSDSYMSNTNMYYHANLVGQCTWFCWGRAHEKKGKALSFHGGNNGRQWYANINTSNVTKRPASLGPITNAICSISYGDNKPGHVLFVELVEENTIYYTEANYPRDDRLSSNDGIVKSCDKNQFPVSGTVMGYIVL, from the coding sequence ATGGCAACAGGAAAAGTTATAAATCAAACACCAGTATATTATGGTCCTAGTACCTCTTATCCTTCAGAAAACAGTTATGCGGGACCAAATGATACAGTGACTATATTATGGGCTGAAGGGGCTTGGTATTATATTGAATATCCGGCTGGGACAAAAAAGAAGAGAATGTATATTAAAGATAGTGCAGTAAGTCAGAAAAGTGGTAATATATCGACTTATAATCCTAATCTACAAGTAAGATATTGTCTTGCTTCAACCAAAACTTATTGTGGTCCATCTAGTACCATATATCCTTCTGCAGGGTCAATAAGTAAAAGCGAAGAAGTACACTTCTTGTATTATAAAAAAGAAGGTAACTATGCTCTAATTGAATACAACATCAGTGGCAATAAAATGAAACGAGCATGGGTTGATTCTATGAAATTAGGAACTGAACAACCAATTCCTAGTCCTGTAGTTGGACAACGTCCATCTGATATGAATATTAACAGTGATAGTTATATGAGTAATACAAATATGTACTACCATGCTAATCTTGTAGGACAATGTACTTGGTTTTGTTGGGGTCGTGCACATGAAAAGAAAGGAAAGGCACTTTCATTTCATGGTGGTAACAATGGTCGTCAATGGTATGCTAATATTAATACCTCTAATGTTACAAAAAGACCTGCTAGTTTAGGACCTATTACAAATGCTATTTGTTCAATTTCATATGGGGATAATAAACCTGGACATGTTCTTTTTGTTGAACTTGTTGAAGAAAATACAATATACTATACTGAAGCTAATTACCCAAGAGATGATCGTTTATCTAGTAATGATGGTATAGTCAAATCATGTGATAAAAATCAGTTCCCAGTAAGTGGAACGGTAATGGGATATATAGTTTTATAA
- a CDS encoding M18 family aminopeptidase, producing the protein MKTSMSYSKDLMTFIEKSTSPYHSVIQGKKILDEKGFKELNMKDEWQVEKGGKYYVIPYSSMIIAFTLGEYVDKMGYKIIISHTDSPSFKIKPVSEIKTDNYITLNTEVYGGPVYYTWFDRPLSLAGKVALKSDNPMKPLIKYIDFKKSVLTIPSLAIHMNREVNKGVELSPQKDTLPLIGQINKTLSKDNYLVSYIAKELGTEIENILDFDLYLYLTGKGNVVGINEEFVQSSRLDDLAMVYTSLVSIANTENKSGINIAACFDNEEIGSRTKQGADSVLFSNIIERISMALSRTRSKQYRMLEESFIISADAAHALHPNAVEKNDPTNRPVINEGIVLKLSAKQSYATDCESTGTIQQLCDENKIPYQKFVNHSCIPGGKTLGPVVTAYLPIKAVDVGVPMLAMHSINELVGVDDLLNMSKLFDNFYAL; encoded by the coding sequence ATGAAAACAAGTATGAGTTATTCAAAAGATTTAATGACATTTATTGAAAAAAGTACATCTCCTTATCATAGTGTGATACAAGGAAAGAAAATATTAGATGAAAAGGGTTTTAAAGAACTTAACATGAAAGATGAGTGGCAGGTTGAAAAAGGAGGAAAATATTATGTTATTCCTTATTCTTCAATGATTATCGCTTTTACTTTAGGAGAATATGTTGACAAAATGGGATATAAGATTATAATATCTCATACTGACAGCCCAAGCTTTAAAATCAAACCTGTATCAGAAATCAAAACAGACAATTATATTACACTAAATACAGAAGTATATGGTGGACCTGTCTATTATACATGGTTTGATAGACCATTATCCCTTGCTGGAAAAGTCGCATTGAAATCTGATAACCCAATGAAACCACTTATTAAATACATTGATTTCAAGAAATCAGTACTTACTATTCCAAGTCTAGCTATTCATATGAATAGAGAAGTGAATAAAGGTGTTGAATTAAGTCCTCAAAAAGATACATTACCACTTATTGGGCAGATTAATAAAACATTATCAAAAGATAATTATCTTGTATCTTATATTGCAAAAGAACTAGGCACAGAGATTGAAAATATTCTCGATTTTGATTTATACTTATACTTAACAGGAAAAGGAAATGTAGTGGGTATTAATGAAGAATTCGTACAATCTTCAAGACTTGATGATCTAGCGATGGTATATACTAGCCTTGTATCAATTGCTAATACAGAAAATAAAAGTGGTATTAATATTGCTGCTTGTTTCGATAATGAAGAAATTGGAAGCAGAACCAAACAGGGCGCTGACAGTGTATTGTTTTCTAACATAATAGAAAGAATATCTATGGCACTTAGCAGAACAAGATCTAAACAGTACAGGATGCTAGAAGAATCTTTTATTATTTCTGCTGATGCTGCACATGCTTTACATCCTAATGCTGTTGAGAAGAATGACCCAACTAATAGACCTGTTATCAATGAAGGAATAGTCTTGAAACTCAGTGCTAAGCAAAGCTATGCTACAGATTGTGAATCAACAGGTACTATCCAGCAATTATGTGATGAAAATAAGATACCTTATCAAAAATTCGTTAATCACTCATGTATACCCGGAGGAAAAACTCTAGGACCAGTTGTTACCGCATATCTACCTATAAAAGCTGTAGATGTAGGGGTACCAATGCTTGCAATGCATTCAATAAATGAATTAGTAGGAGTAGATGATTTATTAAATATGAGTAAACTGTTTGATAATTTTTATGCTTTATGA
- a CDS encoding DNA-3-methyladenine glycosylase, which translates to MNRLSRDFYERDTLVVAQELLGKNLVFLDNHKDEIIVKITDVEAYKGINDKACHTYGGKRTPRTEVMWGEAGHIYIYIIYGMYYCLNIVTESINDPCAVLIRGVVPVKNITKMSLNRYNKAYEELNNYQIKNFSNGPGKLCKALGLDLTHNGMDLLSPQLYIYDDGKHDNIDIKKSKRINIDYAEEAADYLWRFYID; encoded by the coding sequence ATGAATAGATTGAGTAGAGATTTTTATGAAAGAGACACATTGGTAGTAGCACAAGAATTACTAGGTAAAAACCTTGTTTTTCTTGATAACCATAAGGATGAAATTATTGTCAAGATAACTGATGTTGAAGCCTACAAAGGAATCAATGATAAAGCTTGTCATACCTATGGAGGCAAGAGGACACCAAGAACTGAAGTAATGTGGGGTGAAGCTGGTCATATATACATCTATATAATATATGGAATGTATTATTGCCTTAATATAGTTACAGAAAGTATAAATGACCCTTGTGCTGTTTTGATAAGGGGAGTAGTTCCCGTGAAAAATATTACTAAAATGTCATTGAACAGATATAATAAAGCGTATGAAGAACTGAATAATTATCAGATTAAAAATTTTTCTAACGGACCTGGGAAATTATGTAAAGCTTTGGGACTTGATTTAACCCATAACGGAATGGATTTGCTATCACCCCAATTGTATATATATGATGATGGAAAACATGATAATATCGATATAAAAAAATCCAAACGTATTAATATTGATTATGCAGAAGAGGCAGCAGATTATTTATGGAGATTTTATATTGATTAA